The Christiangramia forsetii KT0803 DNA segment ATGATGCTCGGCAACACTATGACGTGCTTTTTCCTGCGTCATATCCTTTTTCATTAATGGAATATAGAAATGACGCTCTTCAGCATCTTCATGGATCTTTAGTTCATGTTTTAAATCTTCAAAGATCTTTTTTCTTTCTTCGGTTTTACCTTCTGTTTTTATAAGCTTATCTATGAGATTTCTTTGTATTTCGTGTTCCTGTCTTAATGCTTCAAAAATGGTCATTATTTAATTTTTTTAG contains these protein-coding regions:
- a CDS encoding hemerythrin domain-containing protein, yielding MTIFEALRQEHEIQRNLIDKLIKTEGKTEERKKIFEDLKHELKIHEDAEERHFYIPLMKKDMTQEKARHSVAEHHEMDELVEEMEDTEMDASNWLKLAKDLEHQLIHHLEEEEHEIFQLAGKVLTEKQKTDLASDYNKEIRKNR